One Methylobacterium sp. AMS5 genomic region harbors:
- a CDS encoding ATP-binding cassette domain-containing protein — MERDPVLFAWASSPRRHAAALGLAVGLGGPLALFVLLCLRDLISVLTRSSPDFLPFLRIALPLPGHHGDEAPILFQGWSLPPTELPLIALTSLAAAALLLAALGAAVAYLCFSVQARATARLRARATEAILASPPGAREDLRALPGLVGQALTRMGPLAAVGIVVPGLTLAAILLALVMAELAAPRLVPVIALLLAAVGLARVLLASRTAARRSLRQADTAATEAGLRDLIRRMPAVRAHGAAAFERRRLGLRARAARSALVRAEARLAYARAPALALVVILPALLVATALWQGEAATEADNVLPGALVAAAGAFALAATLVAISLRLWSQHRAAAPLFRTIAETLDALSPRLPGNRSRKAAPFPVAGALVAKGVGAYDPGSGERLTGVDLALPMPAHVAIVGQRGSGSRALAALLAGQIEPTAGAVTYGGTDLRAFDSAERARRIALAGSEAILIEGTLRQNLLYGARSGDREASGLAERIAILKLTGLDAFVYERGLEASVDPEDDPATAAAVVAARWAVREALASEGMARLVEPFDPARYNHQADIGENILFGEAVSPAFSQARLAAHPYLRAVLEAEDLTRTLVEVGLQVARSTVEIFADLPDDHPLFETFSLFPAAERGYFEDLVARQPESRGFRRGPAGHRDRERLIGLALRYSETRHRFGLIDEALEQRLVAARHSFAAMLPPRYREKVEFYDPSRLTAAASLEENLLFGRITQGEAGAEGRVRALVRRVLAEQGLEPTVYRLGLAARIEAGVAVAGQGQRAILGEGAIGPRERVAIEFVRCLVRRPDILVVGLSLDDRKPDEITARIERLRALRAGAALIVCLPDEDTLNRQSPFDAVLRVERNTVVTGDPQETEAVAV; from the coding sequence ATGGAGCGTGATCCCGTCCTGTTCGCCTGGGCCTCGTCGCCGCGCCGGCACGCGGCGGCGCTCGGGCTGGCGGTGGGCCTCGGCGGACCGCTGGCGCTGTTCGTGCTGCTATGCCTGCGCGACCTCATCTCGGTGCTGACCCGCAGCAGCCCGGACTTCCTGCCCTTCCTGCGGATTGCCCTGCCTCTGCCGGGCCATCACGGCGACGAAGCGCCGATCCTGTTCCAGGGCTGGAGCCTGCCCCCGACGGAACTTCCCCTGATCGCACTGACCTCGCTCGCCGCTGCAGCGCTGCTGCTGGCCGCCCTCGGGGCCGCGGTCGCGTATCTCTGCTTCTCCGTCCAGGCCCGGGCCACGGCGCGGCTGCGGGCGCGGGCCACCGAGGCGATCCTCGCCTCGCCGCCCGGTGCCCGCGAGGATCTCCGCGCGCTGCCCGGCCTCGTCGGCCAGGCCCTGACGCGGATGGGCCCGCTCGCGGCGGTCGGCATCGTCGTGCCCGGCCTGACGCTCGCTGCGATCCTCCTCGCCCTCGTCATGGCGGAACTCGCCGCTCCGCGCCTCGTGCCGGTGATCGCGCTGTTGCTCGCCGCCGTCGGGCTGGCGCGGGTACTGCTCGCCAGCCGCACCGCCGCCCGGCGCAGCCTGCGCCAGGCCGACACCGCCGCGACCGAGGCGGGCCTGCGCGACCTGATCCGCCGGATGCCGGCGGTGCGCGCCCACGGGGCGGCGGCGTTCGAGCGTCGCCGCCTGGGGCTGCGCGCACGGGCGGCGCGCAGCGCGCTGGTGCGGGCGGAAGCCCGGCTCGCCTATGCGCGGGCCCCGGCGCTCGCGCTCGTCGTGATCCTGCCTGCCCTCCTCGTGGCCACCGCCCTGTGGCAGGGCGAGGCGGCCACGGAGGCCGACAACGTCCTGCCCGGAGCGCTGGTCGCCGCGGCCGGCGCCTTCGCCCTGGCGGCAACCCTCGTCGCGATCAGCCTGCGCCTGTGGAGCCAGCACCGGGCGGCCGCCCCGCTGTTCCGCACCATCGCCGAGACGCTGGACGCCCTGAGCCCCCGCCTGCCGGGGAACCGATCGCGCAAAGCGGCGCCGTTCCCGGTGGCGGGCGCCCTGGTCGCGAAGGGCGTCGGCGCCTACGATCCCGGCAGCGGCGAGCGGCTGACGGGCGTCGATCTCGCCCTGCCGATGCCGGCGCATGTGGCGATCGTGGGACAGCGCGGCAGCGGATCGCGGGCGCTCGCCGCCCTGCTCGCCGGGCAGATCGAACCCACCGCCGGCGCCGTCACCTATGGCGGCACCGATCTGCGCGCCTTCGACTCCGCCGAGCGCGCCCGGCGGATCGCGCTGGCCGGCTCGGAGGCGATCCTGATCGAGGGGACACTGCGCCAGAACCTGCTCTACGGTGCCCGCAGCGGTGACCGTGAGGCCTCGGGGCTGGCCGAGCGCATCGCCATCCTCAAACTCACCGGGCTCGACGCCTTCGTTTACGAGCGGGGCCTGGAGGCCTCCGTCGATCCCGAGGACGATCCCGCTACGGCGGCGGCGGTCGTCGCGGCCCGCTGGGCGGTGCGCGAGGCGCTGGCGAGCGAGGGCATGGCCCGGCTCGTCGAGCCGTTCGATCCGGCCCGCTACAACCATCAGGCCGATATCGGCGAGAACATCCTGTTCGGCGAGGCGGTGAGCCCGGCCTTCTCGCAAGCGCGGCTCGCGGCGCATCCCTACCTGCGCGCGGTGCTGGAAGCGGAGGATCTGACGCGAACCCTGGTCGAAGTCGGGCTCCAAGTGGCGCGCTCCACCGTCGAGATCTTTGCCGACCTGCCCGACGATCACCCGCTGTTCGAGACCTTCTCGCTGTTTCCGGCGGCCGAGCGGGGCTATTTCGAGGATCTGGTCGCGCGCCAGCCCGAGTCCCGCGGCTTCCGGCGCGGCCCGGCCGGGCACCGCGACCGCGAGCGGCTGATCGGGCTGGCGCTCCGCTACAGCGAGACCCGCCACCGCTTCGGCCTGATCGACGAGGCACTGGAGCAGCGTCTGGTCGCCGCCCGCCACTCCTTCGCGGCGATGCTGCCGCCGCGCTACCGCGAGAAGGTCGAGTTCTACGATCCCTCCCGGCTCACCGCCGCCGCGAGCCTGGAGGAGAACCTGCTGTTCGGGCGCATCACCCAAGGCGAGGCGGGCGCCGAGGGGCGGGTGCGCGCTCTGGTGCGCCGGGTGCTCGCCGAGCAGGGGCTGGAGCCCACCGTCTACCGGCTCGGCCTCGCGGCGCGGATCGAGGCGGGCGTGGCGGTGGCGGGCCAGGGCCAGCGCGCGATCCTGGGGGAGGGCGCCATCGGCCCGCGCGAGCGGGTGGCGATCGAGTTCGTGCGCTGCCTCGTGCGCCGTCCGGACATCCTCGTGGTCGGCCTCTCCCTCGACGACCGCAAGCCCGACGAGATCACCGCCCGGATCGAGCGCCTGCGGGCGCTGCGCGCCGGGGCGGCGCTGATCGTCTGCCTGCCCGACGAAGACACCCTGAACCGGCAGTCGCCGTTCGACGCCGTGCTGCGGGTGGAGCGCAACACGGTGGTGACGGGCGATCCGCAGGAAACCGAGGCGGTCGCCGTCTGA